The following DNA comes from Candidatus Methylacidiphilales bacterium.
GAGGCAGAGGGAAATGCCGAATTCGGAATGCTGAAAAGAGTAAGAGTATCCGCTTTCACCCCCCCTTTTTGCGCCTTTTCGCGGCTAAAATGTTGTTTTCGAGCGTGGCGTCTAATCCCCGAAACTGACCCCGATTTCCCGGCAGATTTGCACCAACTGCGCCTCGGGCTGGACCCGTTTGAGGTGGCCGACGGCCTGGGTAATCGGCACATCGCCGATCTTGTAATTTTGGTAGTTTACCATGTAACCGAATTTCTTTTGGGCAGCCAGGTCCACGGCCGCCACGCCGAAACTTGTGCCCAAAATGCGGTCCAGTGCTGTTGGATTGCCGCCGCGTTGCAAATGTCCCAGCACGACGGAGCGCGTTTCCTTCTCCGTGTTGTCGGCGATGATTTTTGCAACACGTTCGCCAATGCCGCCGAGTGCGGCTTCTCCCTTGCGGCCCTGGGCGTCCTTGGTGACATAGGTGCCATCCTTGGCGAATGCGCCCTCGGCCACCACCACCATCGTTGTGAAAGCGCCATCAGCTTCGCGCGACCGTACGACCTGGCATATTTTTTCCGGATCAAACGGAATTTCGGGAACTAGAATGATGTCCGCACCGCCGGCCAATCCTCCATTCAAGGCGATCCATCCGGCATAACGTCCCATGACTTCCAATACCATCACGCGTTTGTGACTGCGGGCGGTGGTGTGCAGCCGGTCGAGGGCATCCACCACGCAGGCCACGGCGGAGTCGAATCCGAAGGTCATCGCCGTTGCGTCGATATCATTGTCGATGGTTTTCGGAACGCCGATGGTATTGATTCCGGCCTCGAATAGTTGCAAGGCGGTGGTTAGTGAGCCGTCGCCGCCGATGCAAATGAGGGCTTCGATATCCAGGCCTTGGAGTGTTTCCTTGGTCTGTTCAATAATGGCAGGGTCGAGCGATGCCTTGTTGCCATGGCCCACTTTGGCGACAAAATGCCCTTTGTTGGTGGTACCCAGGATGGTGCCGCCGAGATGCATGATGCCGGCGGTGGCGCGGCGATCCAGTACGCGGTAACGGACTGGAGAGAGCAGGCCTTCATAGCCGTCCAAGAAGCCGATTACTTCCCAATTAAAGCGAGCGGCGGCCCGAACGACGCCACGGATGACGGCGTTGAGGCCCGGACAATCCCCACCACTAGTTAAAACACCAATTCGTTTCGTAGCCATGACGTTCCTTATTAGAGAAGTTTATAGACAAGACCAGATAAAAAAGCTTATGTTTCAAATCATCAGTTTTCAAGCAAATGATGTTGAAAAAATGATTCCACGCGCCCTTTAGCAGCTTCGATGTTTGCGTGGTCCGACATCTCAGGACACCTTGTCCGTGGCCTCAAAAAATGTGCCGTCGTGCGAATACGAAATATTTCAACGGCTGCACAGCTTTGATTCCCGGTGATTTATAAGAAACCCAAGTTGCGCATTGAATGTGGGACGGTTTTCCGTTATTTCGAGGGCATGATTGAAACCACCCAAATCTATTATTTTGTCTTTGGGGTGCTGGCCATTCTTGGCGGCATCATGGGCTTTGCGAAGAAAAAAAGCATGGCCTCGCTGGTTGCGGGAGGCATCTCGGGTGTGCTTCTGCTCGTGGCCTCTTCGTTTCTCCATACCAAGCTCCACGCTGCGCTCATCCTTGGGCTGATTGTATGCGTGTTGCTCGCGGGGCGCTTTGTTCCAAACTACATCAAAAACAAGGCGATCATGCCCGCCGGCCTCATGTCGCTCTTGAGTGTTGCAGGGATTGCGATCACGCTGCTGGCTTGGTGAACGCTCACTGGGTGTCAGTTCAGGGACTCCAGGGATAGGGGGTCCCGAGACCAGCATAATTGGCCGTTAGGACATTCGGGTCGAAATGATCATAAAAATCGACGTGCCCATCAGCCAGCAGAATGGGTGTCTTTTTGCCCGGCTGTCCGTTTTGCTGGAATGACGGGGTCTGTGTATAATCGTCCTGATCCGCGTCGGTTGGGGATGAGGCCCAATAGAGCGCTTCACCGGCCAGGATGTGTTTGCTTAATTGCGGAATGCGCAGGCGGTTGACTGCGGCGAATTTATTACCGGCATCGATATAGGCGGCGCGAACGCCCATATAGTAACCATAAGGCAGATTGGGAACATTGGGACACTTGAAGACCTTGCCGTCACGCCCGATATAATCCTCGATCTGTTGTTGCCACGGCCATGTTGATGGATCACTGGCCTCCGGCTGGTAGGAAATGGAGGCTCCAGCCAGGGGGTAAGTATTGTTGTGGTCACCGGCATAGTTATTGAGGGCGACGCCGATTTGGCGGAGATTGGAAGCGGATTGCGCGTTGCGTGCTTTTTGGAGGGCCGAATTGAAGGCGGGCAAGCCCAGGGAGGCCAAAACACCAATGATAACGATGACCACCAGAAGTTCCATCAGGGTAAAAGCACGACGGCTAGCCATGTTGCAAGAATGGCTCTGTGTGTGACCACGTCAAGACGCGGTTGTCCGTTTTTAGCCTGCATATTTCATGCTCATTTTAATAATCAACCTGCTGGTGATATGCCGTAACAGTGGAAAGACACACACTGTGCCTATGCAGGTTATTGCAAAACCGCCTCAAAATAAGGTGTTTCCAATTAAAAAAATCTCATTCAGGCGGTTTTGTTTATAACCCGGATGTGAATGCGCCCCTGATTTTGCCCGGCCTTTCGGCTGGACACCTCGCAGGGTTTTTCTGAAGCGGGGAAACATCCGGGTTATGCCTTGAACAACTGGCCCATTCGGCGTCCGAGCAGGCGTGAGGCCATGAACAGCGACGCGGCCAGCAGCAGCATGGAAAGCACGCCGAGGGCGCAGGCGATGGATGGCGCGGTGGGTGTGATGCGTCCCATCAGGGAATAGATGGCCTTGGTCATCGGATAGAACCGTGATTCCTGGGCCAGGACCATCCCGTTGCTCACATCCAGCATGGCAAACGAAAAAACCAGGATGCCGCCTGCAATCAGGTTTGCGCCAATAAGGGGCACGCTAATTTTCAAAAGAGTCTGCCAGGGCCTGGCCCCCAGGTTGGCGGATGCTTCCTCAAGCGAGACAGACATTTGCTGGAAACCTGCAAAGGCGGCGCGGACGATATACGGCAGCCTGTGGACGGAGTACGCGACAACCAGAAGCACGAATGGATTTTGCCGGGGGTCAAAAATAGAAAGCCAAACCCGGTTGAAAGATTGAATCCAGGCGGAGTGGGCCGGCATGATGCCGAACCAGGACGGATCCAGCGGCGGGTGGCTGAACGCTGTAAAATAGGCGAAGGCCAGAACGAGGCCGGGCAGGGCAAGCGGCAGCATGGCCATGACATCCAGCAGGCTGCGCCCCTTGAATTTTTCACGCGCCAGCAGCCAGGCAATGCCAAGCCCGAGCAAGAGATCCAGCGCCGCGGAGCAGATGGAATAGAAAAGCGAATTGCGGATGCTCAGGGTGGTGAGCTCCAAATGGAAGATTTCAGTGAAATATTCCCCCGACCATTGCGCTGGCAAAACAGTCATGAACCAGCGCGCTGCGAACGATTGAAGGATGACGCTGAGATGCGGAAGAATGGAGACCCCTATGAGAAACAGAATTGAGCAGGTAACCACGCAGCCTGCTGCGGGTTTCAAGCGAATGACGTCGCTGTGGACTGCGCTGCGTCCCAGCATGGAATAGTTGCCTTCACCACATTTTCTGCCCAAGAGAAAAATGATTGCAACCAGCGCCAGGGTTAGCACGACCAGTGCGTAGCCGAGCGGGTTGTCAGTCTGGGTGACCAGATTGAAAATTTGCGTCGGCACCGTCGTTTGAAAGTCGAACATCAAGGGCACGCCCAGGTCGGTGAAAGCGCCCACGAAAACAATGGAAGCGCCGGCAAAAATCCCCGGCATGGCGAGTGGAAGCGTGATACTGCGAAACACATGCCAGCCGCGGGCGCCGAGATTCTGCGCGGCGTCGCGCAGGCTCGGGTCCAGATTGGCCAGCGCAGCCTGGACACTGAGGAACAGGATTGGATACAGGTGCAACACCTGCAGCAGAATGATGCCGAAAAAGCCGCCCGAGCCGAACCAGTCCGGGGGGTGCTTTAAATCGATAAGACCGATATGGTTGAGCAGCAGATTGAGGCTGCCGAAGCGCGCGAAAAATTGTTTTAATCCGATG
Coding sequences within:
- a CDS encoding TMEM14 family protein, with translation MIETTQIYYFVFGVLAILGGIMGFAKKKSMASLVAGGISGVLLLVASSFLHTKLHAALILGLIVCVLLAGRFVPNYIKNKAIMPAGLMSLLSVAGIAITLLAW
- a CDS encoding iron ABC transporter permease, giving the protein MKKFLLIFLAFFFALFLLYPLFTLLGGAFYVETQFQGHTLRHFSLQYFLIIFENPFYRECFINSLLLAVWTTLFCLLLSIPLAWVFTRRIFPGKQILSRLLLLPLILPPFVGAIGLKQFFARFGSLNLLLNHIGLIDLKHPPDWFGSGGFFGIILLQVLHLYPILFLSVQAALANLDPSLRDAAQNLGARGWHVFRSITLPLAMPGIFAGASIVFVGAFTDLGVPLMFDFQTTVPTQIFNLVTQTDNPLGYALVVLTLALVAIIFLLGRKCGEGNYSMLGRSAVHSDVIRLKPAAGCVVTCSILFLIGVSILPHLSVILQSFAARWFMTVLPAQWSGEYFTEIFHLELTTLSIRNSLFYSICSAALDLLLGLGIAWLLAREKFKGRSLLDVMAMLPLALPGLVLAFAYFTAFSHPPLDPSWFGIMPAHSAWIQSFNRVWLSIFDPRQNPFVLLVVAYSVHRLPYIVRAAFAGFQQMSVSLEEASANLGARPWQTLLKISVPLIGANLIAGGILVFSFAMLDVSNGMVLAQESRFYPMTKAIYSLMGRITPTAPSIACALGVLSMLLLAASLFMASRLLGRRMGQLFKA
- a CDS encoding type II secretion system protein — translated: MASRRAFTLMELLVVIVIIGVLASLGLPAFNSALQKARNAQSASNLRQIGVALNNYAGDHNNTYPLAGASISYQPEASDPSTWPWQQQIEDYIGRDGKVFKCPNVPNLPYGYYMGVRAAYIDAGNKFAAVNRLRIPQLSKHILAGEALYWASSPTDADQDDYTQTPSFQQNGQPGKKTPILLADGHVDFYDHFDPNVLTANYAGLGTPYPWSP
- a CDS encoding ATP-dependent 6-phosphofructokinase codes for the protein MATKRIGVLTSGGDCPGLNAVIRGVVRAAARFNWEVIGFLDGYEGLLSPVRYRVLDRRATAGIMHLGGTILGTTNKGHFVAKVGHGNKASLDPAIIEQTKETLQGLDIEALICIGGDGSLTTALQLFEAGINTIGVPKTIDNDIDATAMTFGFDSAVACVVDALDRLHTTARSHKRVMVLEVMGRYAGWIALNGGLAGGADIILVPEIPFDPEKICQVVRSREADGAFTTMVVVAEGAFAKDGTYVTKDAQGRKGEAALGGIGERVAKIIADNTEKETRSVVLGHLQRGGNPTALDRILGTSFGVAAVDLAAQKKFGYMVNYQNYKIGDVPITQAVGHLKRVQPEAQLVQICREIGVSFGD